The following proteins are encoded in a genomic region of Nonomuraea muscovyensis:
- a CDS encoding (Fe-S)-binding protein, which translates to MRVALFITCVNDTLFPGTGKAVVSLLRRLGCDVDFPAAQTCCGQMHVNTGYRDEGVRLARHFTEVFAGYDAVVAPSGSCAAMVREQYPKLVRPGSRGATAIAEVAPRVHELSEFLVDVLKVEDVGAYFPHRVTYHPTCHSLRGLHLGDRPTRLLQQVRGLELVPLPGAQECCGFGGTFAVKNPAVSAAMGADKARNVLDTGAEVLCAADNSCLMHIGGTLSRQQTGIRVMHLAEILAATDGGTRS; encoded by the coding sequence GTGCGAGTCGCCCTGTTCATCACGTGCGTGAACGACACGCTCTTCCCCGGCACGGGCAAGGCCGTCGTGTCGCTCCTGCGCAGGCTGGGCTGCGACGTCGACTTCCCGGCCGCCCAGACGTGCTGCGGGCAGATGCACGTCAACACGGGCTACCGCGACGAGGGGGTACGGCTCGCGCGCCACTTCACCGAGGTGTTCGCCGGCTATGACGCCGTCGTGGCCCCGTCGGGATCGTGCGCCGCGATGGTGCGCGAGCAGTACCCCAAGCTGGTCCGGCCCGGGAGCAGGGGCGCGACGGCCATCGCCGAGGTGGCGCCCCGGGTCCACGAGCTGTCGGAGTTCCTGGTGGACGTGCTCAAGGTCGAGGACGTCGGCGCATATTTCCCGCACCGGGTGACATATCACCCCACGTGCCACTCGCTGCGCGGGCTCCACCTCGGCGACCGGCCCACCCGCCTGCTGCAGCAGGTCCGCGGCCTCGAACTCGTCCCCCTGCCCGGGGCGCAAGAGTGCTGCGGCTTCGGCGGCACGTTCGCCGTCAAGAACCCCGCCGTCTCCGCCGCGATGGGCGCCGACAAGGCGCGCAACGTCCTCGACACCGGAGCCGAGGTGCTCTGCGCGGCCGACAACTCCTGCCTCATGCACATCGGCGGCACGCTCAGCAGGCAGCAGACCGGCATCCGGGTCATGCACCTGGCCGAGATCCTGGCCGCCACGGACGGGGGAACCCGGTCATGA
- a CDS encoding LLM class F420-dependent oxidoreductase, whose translation MKLGLNLGYWQRHADDATETVLAAERLGYDSVWTAEAYGSDAFTPLAWYGARTSRIKLGTSVAQLSARTPAATAMTAMTLDHLTGGRLLLGVGASGPQVVEGWYGRPFARPLARTREYVEIMRKVWRREEPVTSDGPHYPLPLPGGLGKPLKLITHPLRPDIPVYLGAEGPKNVALAAEIAQGWLPLFAFPGKIEEMYGDALAGRGPDFDIAAMVMVVISDDVKAALNGVKMMLTLYIGGMGARQRNFHADIIGRMGYAEAAERIQALYLEGRRDEAFHAIPDELADGISLVGPPGRIKERLELWRSSPVTSLLVMGPRDEESLTIVRDLVLG comes from the coding sequence ATGAAGCTCGGCCTGAACCTGGGGTATTGGCAGCGGCACGCCGACGACGCCACCGAGACGGTGCTTGCCGCCGAGCGGCTCGGCTACGACTCGGTGTGGACCGCCGAAGCCTACGGCAGCGACGCCTTCACGCCGCTCGCCTGGTACGGCGCCCGGACCTCACGCATCAAGCTCGGCACGTCGGTCGCCCAGCTCTCGGCCCGTACTCCGGCCGCCACCGCGATGACCGCGATGACACTCGACCATCTTACGGGCGGCCGGCTGCTGCTCGGCGTGGGTGCCTCCGGGCCGCAGGTGGTCGAGGGCTGGTACGGCCGGCCGTTCGCCCGACCGCTGGCCAGGACGCGCGAGTACGTCGAGATCATGCGGAAGGTGTGGCGGCGCGAGGAGCCCGTGACCAGCGACGGCCCGCACTACCCGCTCCCCCTGCCCGGCGGACTGGGCAAGCCGCTGAAGCTGATCACCCACCCGCTGCGCCCGGACATCCCCGTCTACCTCGGCGCGGAGGGCCCGAAGAACGTCGCCCTGGCCGCCGAGATCGCCCAGGGCTGGCTGCCGCTGTTCGCCTTCCCCGGCAAGATCGAGGAGATGTACGGCGACGCGCTCGCCGGCAGGGGGCCGGACTTCGACATCGCCGCCATGGTCATGGTCGTCATCTCCGACGACGTCAAAGCCGCGCTGAACGGCGTCAAGATGATGCTCACCCTCTACATCGGCGGCATGGGCGCGCGGCAGCGCAACTTCCACGCCGACATCATCGGCAGGATGGGCTACGCCGAGGCCGCCGAGCGCATCCAGGCGCTCTACCTGGAGGGCCGCAGGGACGAGGCGTTCCACGCCATCCCGGACGAGCTGGCCGACGGCATCTCGCTGGTCGGTCCGCCCGGCCGGATCAAGGAGCGCCTGGAGCTGTGGCGCTCCTCCCCCGTCACGTCCCTGCTCGTCATGGGCCCGCGCGACGAGGAGTCGCTGACGATCGTCCGCGACCTCGTGCTGGGCTGA
- a CDS encoding sulfatase family protein: MALLLTAAEPTVAAGEARAAKPNIIMVLADDLDSGHLDHFPNITQHLVRQGATFDRFFVTNSWCCPSRASILRSQYVHSHGVLTNTAPEGGFDRFFTQGLERSTLGVWMQQAGYRTGLMGKYLNHYPGTSAAPTYVPPGWNDWAVPVRRLYHEYGYRLNENGNLVDYGWAEDDYLSDVLARKASDFITTSTEPFFLYLAPIGPHNPANPAIRHMDEFILDEAPRTPSFNQADVSGEPAWLRETPPLTDDQIARIDERYRTRMRSMLGVDDLVGTVIDTLARTGKLNDTYVVFASDNGFHLGTHRLKQGKTTPFEEAIKVPFVVRGPGVRPGSVVSDMASTVDIAPTFAELGGGQAAPFAEGRSLVPLLRGQRPAPWRQNVLVEFARPASQASAAQTPVPPYQALRTATHTYVKYSTGEMQLYDLTNDPYQLHNLIRIADPALLRDLDARLQAMVACSGATCREADTRGG, translated from the coding sequence GTGGCTCTGCTCTTGACGGCGGCCGAGCCCACGGTGGCCGCAGGGGAGGCCCGCGCGGCCAAGCCCAACATCATCATGGTGCTGGCGGACGATCTCGACAGCGGGCACCTCGATCACTTCCCCAACATCACCCAGCACCTGGTGCGCCAGGGCGCCACGTTCGACCGCTTCTTCGTGACGAACTCCTGGTGCTGCCCCTCCCGCGCGTCGATCCTGCGCTCCCAGTACGTGCACAGCCACGGCGTGCTGACCAACACCGCGCCCGAGGGGGGCTTCGACCGCTTCTTCACCCAGGGCCTGGAACGTTCCACGCTGGGAGTGTGGATGCAGCAGGCCGGATACCGCACCGGCCTGATGGGCAAATACCTCAACCACTATCCCGGCACCAGCGCCGCCCCGACCTACGTGCCGCCGGGCTGGAACGACTGGGCCGTGCCCGTGCGCAGGCTCTACCACGAGTACGGCTACCGGCTGAACGAGAACGGCAACCTCGTCGACTACGGCTGGGCGGAGGACGACTACCTCTCCGACGTGCTCGCCCGCAAGGCCTCCGACTTCATCACGACCAGCACCGAGCCGTTCTTCCTCTACCTCGCCCCGATCGGCCCGCACAACCCGGCCAACCCGGCGATCCGCCACATGGACGAGTTCATCCTCGACGAGGCACCCCGGACGCCGTCGTTCAACCAGGCCGACGTCAGCGGGGAGCCCGCCTGGCTGCGAGAGACGCCCCCGCTGACCGACGACCAGATCGCCCGGATCGACGAGCGCTACCGCACCCGGATGCGGTCCATGCTCGGCGTGGACGACCTGGTCGGCACCGTGATCGACACCCTGGCCAGGACCGGCAAGCTGAACGACACCTACGTCGTCTTCGCCTCCGACAACGGCTTCCATCTCGGCACCCACCGGCTCAAGCAGGGCAAGACCACCCCCTTCGAGGAGGCCATCAAGGTGCCGTTCGTGGTGCGCGGGCCGGGCGTGCGGCCGGGCTCGGTCGTCAGCGACATGGCCTCGACGGTCGACATCGCGCCCACGTTCGCCGAACTGGGCGGGGGGCAGGCCGCGCCGTTCGCCGAGGGCCGGTCGCTGGTGCCGCTGCTGCGCGGGCAGCGGCCCGCGCCATGGCGGCAGAACGTGCTCGTCGAGTTCGCCAGGCCGGCCAGCCAGGCGTCGGCCGCGCAGACGCCCGTGCCGCCCTACCAGGCGCTGCGCACCGCGACCCACACCTACGTCAAGTACTCCACGGGCGAGATGCAGCTCTACGACCTGACGAACGACCCCTACCAGCTCCACAACCTGATCCGCATCGCCGATCCCGCGCTGCTGCGCGACCTCGACGCCCGCCTGCAGGCCATGGTCGCCTGCTCGGGCGCCACCTGTCGCGAGGCCGACACCCGCGGCGGCTGA
- a CDS encoding FadR/GntR family transcriptional regulator translates to MTGWRPVKKTRTFEDVLAQIEHRISEDGLTAGDRLPPERQLAEQLGVSRSSVREAMRVLETLGVVSSQVGRGPDAGAVLVSRPDSALTDLLRLHLGLAALEPREVIDTRLMIERWAAARAATGRPDVSGLAEAIAAMDRARSPEEFVEHDTAFHCALAEASGNRLLAAFMRSLRDSLGRYAVEAVVRLGDTSGLQEDHRRILRAVRDGDPGDAIRAVTAHLGRAYPSLLPDLPD, encoded by the coding sequence TTGACCGGCTGGCGGCCCGTCAAGAAGACCCGGACGTTCGAGGACGTCCTGGCTCAGATCGAGCACCGCATCAGCGAGGACGGGCTGACGGCCGGCGACCGGCTGCCGCCCGAGCGGCAGCTCGCCGAGCAGCTCGGCGTGAGCCGCTCGTCGGTCCGCGAGGCCATGCGCGTGCTGGAGACGCTCGGCGTGGTCTCATCGCAGGTGGGACGCGGTCCGGACGCCGGCGCGGTGCTGGTCTCCAGACCCGACAGCGCGCTGACGGACCTGCTGCGGCTGCACCTCGGCCTGGCCGCGCTGGAGCCCCGCGAGGTGATCGACACCCGCCTGATGATCGAACGCTGGGCGGCGGCGCGGGCGGCCACCGGCCGCCCCGACGTCTCCGGGCTGGCCGAGGCCATCGCGGCGATGGACCGGGCGCGCTCCCCCGAGGAGTTCGTGGAGCACGACACGGCCTTCCACTGCGCCCTCGCCGAGGCGTCGGGCAACCGGCTGCTGGCCGCGTTCATGCGCTCGCTGCGCGACTCCCTCGGCAGGTACGCCGTCGAGGCGGTCGTGCGCCTGGGCGACACCTCCGGCCTGCAGGAGGACCACCGGCGCATCCTGCGGGCCGTGCGCGATGGGGACCCCGGCGACGCGATCCGGGCGGTGACCGCCCACCTGGGCCGCGCCTACCCCTCGCTGCTGCCCGACCTGCCGGACTGA
- a CDS encoding FtsX-like permease family protein, whose product MNLGLTWRLLKGGGRKGMLGAWLTLGAVAVSTALLLFAVAANFAFADRADRSAWRNPVAAPAQPAGAAGAGGKAVAVEARRHDYVRGEQITVVDLAALVPGAPAPPGMPRFPAPGEVWLSPALSELAARLPADQLARRYPKPAGVLGDEALVHPDELVAVVGHRPDAPAMTAERARDWIVGSTPVKIDSFAGEPTEDSEGYQVLALIAGVLMVVPLLVFGGAAARLTVARRDQRLAALRLVGATPGQVVGMTVAEAVIVAFAGALAGTAAYALAVPLLARIEIGGGPWFVSDLWPHPLVLAGAIVAVPLLVGLSAVAGLRRVVVSPLGVARRETPPALRAVRVVALLAVLAVVPTLTQGTSVAIIAVVIGLAFLCINLVGPWVVGLIGRITAASARSPARLLAGRRLVDDPRSAWRTVSGVALTGFVAGFLGLLTPGAFTSDAAADQLRVTAPAGQVAAVAEQARQRLEAAGVTATVEPVKDTVVAALGGGAGEDVLDRARTALAGLVPGRTPTTEADEERFGVQIFADIGTGTIVVLSVSFLVAIASAGITAASSILDRRQTYGLLRLAGTPLEVLDRARRAETLVPLTVMGGGAIAVGAFCGIPFMVTSVNVSGLVTLGACVVAGFAGVVGAGALSRPLLRSVTADPAPRPD is encoded by the coding sequence ATGAACCTCGGCCTGACCTGGCGGCTGCTGAAGGGCGGCGGGCGCAAGGGCATGCTCGGCGCCTGGCTCACGCTGGGCGCCGTCGCGGTGTCCACGGCGCTGCTGCTGTTCGCGGTCGCCGCGAACTTCGCCTTCGCCGACCGCGCCGACCGCAGCGCGTGGCGCAACCCGGTCGCGGCGCCGGCCCAGCCGGCGGGCGCGGCGGGCGCGGGGGGCAAGGCCGTGGCGGTGGAGGCCAGGCGGCACGACTACGTGCGCGGCGAGCAGATCACGGTCGTCGACCTGGCCGCCCTCGTCCCCGGGGCGCCCGCCCCGCCCGGGATGCCGCGCTTCCCCGCGCCCGGCGAGGTGTGGCTCTCGCCGGCCCTGTCCGAACTGGCCGCGCGGCTGCCCGCCGACCAGCTCGCCCGGCGCTATCCGAAGCCGGCCGGCGTGCTCGGCGACGAGGCGCTGGTCCACCCGGACGAGCTGGTCGCCGTGGTCGGGCACCGGCCGGACGCGCCCGCGATGACGGCCGAGCGCGCGCGTGACTGGATCGTCGGCTCCACCCCGGTCAAGATCGATTCCTTCGCCGGGGAGCCCACCGAGGACTCGGAGGGCTACCAGGTGCTGGCGCTCATCGCCGGCGTGCTCATGGTCGTGCCGCTGCTGGTCTTCGGGGGCGCGGCGGCCCGGCTGACCGTGGCGCGCAGGGACCAGCGGCTGGCCGCGCTGCGGCTGGTCGGCGCGACGCCGGGCCAGGTTGTCGGCATGACCGTGGCGGAGGCGGTGATCGTCGCATTCGCCGGCGCGCTGGCGGGCACGGCCGCGTACGCGCTGGCCGTGCCGCTGCTGGCCCGCATCGAGATCGGGGGCGGCCCGTGGTTCGTCTCCGACCTGTGGCCGCACCCGCTCGTCCTGGCCGGGGCGATCGTGGCCGTGCCGCTGCTGGTGGGCCTGTCGGCCGTGGCGGGGCTGCGCCGGGTCGTGGTCAGCCCGCTCGGGGTGGCCAGGCGGGAGACCCCGCCCGCCCTGCGCGCGGTCAGGGTCGTCGCGCTGCTCGCGGTGCTGGCCGTCGTGCCCACGCTCACCCAGGGCACCAGCGTGGCGATCATCGCGGTGGTGATCGGGCTGGCGTTCCTGTGCATCAACCTGGTCGGGCCGTGGGTGGTCGGCCTCATCGGCCGGATCACCGCCGCCTCGGCGCGCTCGCCGGCCCGGCTGCTGGCCGGCCGGCGGCTGGTGGACGACCCGCGCTCGGCCTGGCGCACGGTGAGCGGCGTCGCCCTGACGGGGTTCGTCGCCGGGTTCCTGGGCCTGCTGACCCCCGGCGCGTTCACCAGCGACGCCGCCGCCGACCAGCTCCGGGTGACCGCGCCGGCGGGTCAGGTGGCCGCCGTGGCGGAGCAGGCGCGGCAGCGGCTGGAGGCGGCGGGCGTGACCGCCACGGTCGAGCCGGTGAAGGACACGGTGGTCGCCGCGCTGGGCGGCGGGGCGGGGGAGGACGTCCTCGACCGGGCGCGCACGGCGCTGGCGGGGCTCGTGCCCGGCCGCACGCCGACGACGGAGGCCGACGAGGAGCGCTTCGGCGTCCAGATCTTCGCCGACATCGGCACGGGCACCATCGTGGTGCTCTCGGTGTCCTTCCTGGTGGCCATCGCCAGCGCGGGCATCACGGCCGCCTCGTCGATCCTCGACCGGCGCCAGACGTACGGGCTGCTGCGCCTGGCGGGAACGCCGCTGGAGGTGCTCGACCGGGCCCGCCGGGCCGAGACGCTCGTCCCGCTGACCGTTATGGGCGGCGGCGCGATCGCCGTCGGCGCGTTCTGCGGGATCCCCTTCATGGTCACGTCGGTGAACGTGTCGGGCCTGGTGACGCTCGGGGCGTGCGTCGTGGCGGGGTTCGCCGGGGTGGTCGGGGCGGGGGCGCTGAGCAGGCCGCTGCTGCGGTCGGTGACCGCCGACCCGGCGCCGCGGCCCGACTAG
- a CDS encoding response regulator: MTIRVLVADDQELVRTGFQMILDAQPDMEVVAAVADGAEAVAEARRLRPDVCLLDIRMPKLDGLEVTRVLAGPGVENPLRVVIVTTFDLDEYVYGALRAGATGFLLKDSGPTLLIEAVKAAAGGEALVSPSVTVRLLQHLAKPRRVSGPANDPLTDRELDVVRLVARGRTNQEVAAELFVSLSTVKTHLGSIQAKLGVRNRVEIAAWAWESGVVS; this comes from the coding sequence GTGACTATTCGCGTGCTCGTCGCCGACGACCAGGAACTCGTCCGCACCGGCTTTCAGATGATCTTAGACGCGCAGCCCGACATGGAGGTCGTGGCCGCCGTCGCCGACGGCGCGGAGGCCGTGGCCGAGGCCAGGCGGCTGCGCCCGGACGTGTGCCTGCTGGACATCCGGATGCCCAAGCTCGACGGGCTGGAGGTGACGCGGGTGCTGGCCGGCCCGGGCGTCGAGAACCCGCTGCGGGTGGTCATCGTCACCACATTCGACCTCGACGAGTACGTCTACGGCGCGCTGCGGGCCGGGGCCACCGGCTTCCTGCTCAAGGACAGCGGGCCGACGCTGCTCATCGAGGCGGTCAAGGCGGCGGCGGGCGGCGAGGCGCTGGTGTCGCCGTCGGTGACCGTGCGGCTGCTGCAGCACCTGGCCAAGCCGCGGCGCGTCAGCGGCCCGGCGAACGACCCGCTGACCGACCGGGAGCTCGACGTCGTGCGCCTGGTGGCCAGGGGGCGCACCAACCAGGAGGTGGCCGCCGAGCTGTTCGTCTCGCTGTCCACGGTGAAGACGCACCTCGGGAGCATCCAGGCGAAACTCGGTGTCCGCAATCGCGTGGAAATCGCAGCTTGGGCGTGGGAATCCGGCGTGGTGAGCTGA
- a CDS encoding ABC transporter ATP-binding protein, translated as MNDVLAGRALTKRFGQTVALGGVDIAIRAGEAVAIMGPSGSGKSTLLHCLAGIMKPDSGEVHLLGARIDAMRERQRSALRRTRFGFVFQFGQLLPELPAEENVALPLMLGGVARTEAVRRAREWFAPLGLGGMEGRRPGELSGGQAQRVAIARALVTKPAVVFADEPTGALDQSTGHDTMRLLVEATKHNGASLIVVTHDPGVAGWCDRMVEVRDGRLLTAGMAA; from the coding sequence ATGAACGACGTGCTCGCTGGACGGGCTTTGACCAAGAGATTCGGGCAGACGGTCGCCCTGGGCGGCGTGGACATCGCCATACGGGCCGGGGAGGCTGTGGCGATCATGGGGCCGAGCGGATCGGGCAAGTCCACACTGCTCCACTGCCTGGCCGGCATCATGAAGCCCGACTCGGGTGAGGTGCACCTGCTCGGCGCGCGCATCGACGCCATGCGCGAGCGCCAGCGCAGCGCCCTGCGCCGCACCCGGTTCGGCTTCGTCTTCCAGTTCGGCCAGCTCCTGCCGGAGCTGCCCGCCGAGGAGAACGTGGCGCTGCCCCTCATGCTGGGCGGCGTCGCCAGGACCGAGGCGGTGCGGCGGGCCCGCGAGTGGTTCGCCCCGCTCGGCCTCGGCGGAATGGAGGGCAGGCGGCCGGGTGAGCTGTCCGGCGGCCAGGCGCAGCGGGTCGCCATCGCCCGGGCGCTGGTGACCAAGCCCGCCGTGGTCTTCGCCGACGAGCCGACCGGCGCGCTCGACCAGAGCACCGGCCACGACACGATGCGGCTGCTCGTGGAGGCCACCAAGCACAACGGCGCCTCCCTCATCGTGGTCACCCACGACCCGGGTGTGGCCGGCTGGTGCGACCGCATGGTCGAGGTGCGCGACGGCCGGCTGCTCACCGCCGGGATGGCGGCATGA
- a CDS encoding DUF4328 domain-containing protein — MRYAQPPPTKAATAVYVTLTAQVLSLGALVLFEQTRADRLAEQLAAFGGRPSGADAEAVVGAVTLFAVLIMLLAGTTIAAAAAYTTWLVRARQANDRTASSRPVVLAWMVPGVNLLAPALLLDEVWRGTRPPLDRRGRWLALLAAWWVSWLVMVALITVRLPLDSSGGLTGAGVAELAAFVVSAALCAATVRTVTRAQCSHGAGLRVVPRTTELPPSPESAPIGQAG, encoded by the coding sequence GTGCGCTATGCCCAGCCACCACCCACCAAAGCCGCCACCGCCGTCTACGTGACGCTCACCGCGCAGGTCCTCTCCCTGGGCGCGCTCGTGCTGTTCGAACAGACCCGCGCCGACCGGCTGGCCGAGCAGCTCGCCGCGTTCGGCGGCCGGCCCAGCGGGGCCGACGCCGAGGCGGTCGTCGGCGCCGTGACGCTCTTCGCCGTGCTCATCATGCTGCTCGCCGGCACCACGATCGCCGCCGCGGCCGCCTACACCACCTGGCTCGTCCGTGCCCGCCAGGCCAACGACCGCACGGCCTCCTCCCGGCCGGTCGTGCTGGCCTGGATGGTGCCCGGCGTCAACCTGCTGGCCCCGGCGCTGCTGCTCGACGAGGTGTGGCGCGGCACCCGGCCGCCGCTCGACCGCCGGGGGCGCTGGCTCGCGTTGCTGGCGGCCTGGTGGGTGAGCTGGCTGGTCATGGTGGCGCTGATCACGGTCCGGCTGCCGCTCGACTCCTCGGGCGGCCTCACGGGGGCGGGGGTGGCGGAGCTGGCCGCGTTCGTGGTGTCGGCCGCGCTGTGCGCGGCGACCGTACGGACCGTCACCCGCGCCCAGTGCTCCCACGGCGCCGGGCTGCGTGTGGTGCCCCGCACGACGGAGCTCCCGCCCTCCCCCGAATCGGCGCCGATCGGCCAGGCCGGCTGA